A genomic window from Rattus norvegicus strain BN/NHsdMcwi chromosome 9, GRCr8, whole genome shotgun sequence includes:
- the LOC134480263 gene encoding ERC protein 2-like: MLIFCFIFFFISHAVQLLDARRTKHLQLTIQALQDELRTQRDLNHLLQQESGNRGAEHFTIELTEENFRRLQAEHDRQAKELFLLRKTLEEMELRIETQKQTLNARDESIKKLLEMLQSKGLPSKSLEDDNERTRRMAEAESQVSHLEVILDQKEKENIHLQTRQVLGRCLRYSLVRHPEAKDPAKLCLVSSIGKIPMR; the protein is encoded by the exons ATGTTgattttttgcttcattttttttttcatttcccatgCTGTTCAGTTACTGGACGCCAGAAGAACGAAG CACCTGCAGTTGACCATCCAGGCCCTTCAGGATGAACTGCGGACCCAGAGAGACCTCAACCACCTCCTGCAGCAAGAGAGTGGCAACCGAGGAGCAGAGCATTTCACCATCGAGCTGACGGAGGAGAACTTCCGCAGGCTCCAAGCCGAACACGACAGGCAGGCCAAGGAGCTGTTCCTTCTGCGGAAGACATTGGAAGAAATGGAGCTAAGGAttgaaacacagaaacagactCTCAATGCCCGCGACGAGTCCATTAAAAAGCTCCTGGAGATGCTGCAGAGTAAGGGCTTGCCATCGAAAAGCCTAGAGGACGACAACGAGCGCACACGGCGGATGGCCGAGGCTGAGTCTCAGGTCAGCCACTTGGAAGTGATTTTAGaccagaaggagaaggaaaacatcCACCTTCAGACGAGACAGGTGCTAGGCCGATGCCTCCGTTACAGCCTTGTGAGACATCCTGAAGCAAAGGACCCAGCTAAGCTGTGCCTGGTCTCTTCCATTGGGAAAATACCTATGAGGTAG